The DNA window TCCTGGCACGGACGGTCCGGCGTCCGCCACGCCGCGCAGCGGTCCCGGCGGCACCGGGGCGACCCCCGCCGCGCCCGCCGGGACCGTCGCGCGTGGCGGCGAGGGCGGCGAGGGCGGCGAGACGCGCCCGCTGACCTGCACGGTCGTGATCGACGTGCGCGGCCTCGGGGCGTTCCAGCGGGACATGACCAGCGTCGTGTACGCCCAGGACGGCACGCAGCTGTGGCCGGACGCCACCCTGATCAGGGGTGTCAGCAGCCGCCTCGTGCAGGAAGGCAACCTGCACACCTACGTGACCAGCGAGGCGGAACTGTCCGCCTTCAAGAACGTCACCCGCCTGAAGGCCGCCCGCATTCAACCCAACCGTTTCGCGCCCACCTCGAAGGTGTACACGGACGTGACCCTCCCGGCCGAGGCCGCCGCGCAGTTCCGCTCGGCCGGACAGGCCTGCCGGGTCGTGTACCTCAAAACCTGACCTGCCCCCCGAGCAATTCCTTTCTCCCCGAGGTTCCCCATGAGCATCCGCATTCCCGCCCGCCTGTCCCTGTCCCTGAGTCTCGCCGCGCTGCTCGCCGCGCCCGCCCACGCCTGGGTTCCCAGGCTGGAAGACACCACCGCGAAGAACGTCATTGACGGCGCGTACGGCCGCCGCGACCCGGTCCCCACGTACCTGATCACCAGCCTGAAGGTCAGGGACGGTCAGTTCGAGGCCGGGGCGGGCGCCGTCACCGCCTTCGACGGCGGCCCCGCCTGCGTCACCGACTGGCTGGCCGCCCCACAGGACCACGCGCGCGGCAGCCGTCCCGTCACCCTGACCGCCAGCGGACAGGCCGACCAGCTGTTCTTCCAGGCGCAGGACGCCCGCGACAACTTCAGGAACCTCAGCGTGAAAGAGGCCCTGAGCGAGGAGTCCGCCAGCAGACGCCTCCCGGACGGGCAGCTGCGCCTCGACCTCGCCGTGCAGGGCCTCCCGAGTGAGAAGGCCCGCGCCGCGTACCTCGTGCGCCTGAAGGGCGCGGACGGCAAACTCGTCGCCCCGGTGAAAAGCACCTACGTGAACGACTTCAGGGAGGAAGGCGGAACCTGGAGCGGCACCCTGGTGTACTACTTCGAGCCGCTGAAGGCCGGGCTGGGGGCCAGCGACACCGTCAGCCTGCTGCTGCGGACCGAGGCGGACACGAGCTGCGCGTACGCCATTCCCGTGAACCTCGGCCAGTTCAGCTGAGCAGGGGGGCGCCGGGAGGGCGTGCTGGCGCAGGCCGACGCTCCCTCCCGGCGGCTGTCCCGGCTGCCTACGCCGTGCCGCTGGCCCCCTCCAGCAGCGCCTGAACGGTGGCGATGGCGTCCGGGTTTTCCAGGCTGCTCAGGTCGCCGCCCGCCTGACCGGTGATCAGCAGGTCGCGCAGGACGCGGCGCATGATCTTGCCGCTGCGGGTGCGGGGCACGGTCGGCGTGACGATCACGCGCGCCGGGCGGGCAATGGCGCCCACGCCCCGCACGACGGCTTCGGCCAGTTCGCGTTGCAGTTCGGGGCTGCCCTGCGCGTCGCCGCGCGGCACGACGAACGCGACGGGCACCGAGCCTTTCACGTTGTCGGGCATGGCGACCACCGCCGCCTCGGACACGGCCGGGTGCGTGATCAGCGCCGCTTCCATCTCCATGGTACCGATGCGGTGCCCGGCGACGTTCATCACGTCGTCCAGACGGCCCGTCACCCACAGTTGCCCGTCGTGGTCGAGCAGCGCGGCGTCGCTCGCGGCGTAGGCGCCCGGATGGTCGCTGAGGTACGTGGCGCGGTAACGGTCGTGGTCGCCCCACACGGTCCGCGCGAGGCACGGGAACGGTTCGGTCAGGGTCAGGGCGCCCAGTTCACCCGGCGCGGCCTCATGGCCGTCGTCCCGCACGATCCGGGCGCGGTAGCCGGGCAGCGGGTGCCCGCACGCGCCGGGGCGGGTGGGGGTCAGGCCCACCATGCTGGCCGCCCAGGCGGTGCCCGTCTCGGTCTGCCCGTACGTGTTGTTGATGAACACGTTCCCGCCGCCCAGCGTGTCGTGCGCCCAGTGCCACGTTTCCGGGTCCAGCGGTTCCCCGACCAGCCCGATGAGTTGCAGCCGGCCCAGGTCGTGGCCGCGCAGGGCGTCGTCCCCGGCGCGGCGCAGCATCCGCAGGGCCGTGGGGGCCGTGAAGACCTTCGTGACGCCGTAGGCGGCGATCAGTTCGTACGGCCGGGCGGGCGTGGGCGTGTCGATGCTGCCCTCGTAGATCACGTGCGTCGCGCCGTGCGCCAGTCCGCCCACCAGCGCGAAGATCGGGAAGGTCAGCCAGCCCACGTCGGCGGTACACCAGTACGTGTCCTGCCCGCGCAGGTTCAGGGTCCACTTCACGTTCGCGTACGCGCCGGTCAGGAAGCCCAGCCCGGCGTGCACCAGGCCCTTGGGTTTGCTGGTCGTGCCGCTGGTGTAGATGATGAACCCCGGCTCGTTCGCCTCCAGCATCACCGGGTCGGCGCGGCGGGTGGTGGCGTCCAGCAGCGCCTGGAAGTCCAGTTCCCCGGCCCGCAGGGGGTGACCGGCGTTCACGCGCCGCGCCACGATCACCTGCGTGGGCGGCAGATCGGTCAGGGCCTCGTCCAGCGTGGCCTTCAGCGGCACGATCCGCCCGCGCCGCAGCGTGGCGTCCGTGCAGACCACGACCTTCGGGCGGGCGTCCTCCAGGCGGTCACGCACGGCGGCGGCGCTGAAGCCCGCGAAGATCACCGAGTAGATCGCCCCGATGCGGTAGCAGGCGTGAATGGCGATGAACGCCTCGGGCACGTTGCCCAGGTAGACGGCCACGCGGTCCCCGCGTTCCACGCCCAGGTCCTGCAGGGCAGCGGCAAAGCGGGCGGTGGCGTCGGTCAGCTCCCCGTACGTCCAGGTTTCCCGCAGGCCGTCCTCACGCTCGTAGCGCAGCGCCACACGCTCTGGCGGGTGCCGGTCCAGGCAGTTCACGCTGACGTTCCCGGTCGCGCCCGGAAAGTACCGGAAGTCCCCCAGCGTGCCCTCCAGGGCCGTGGTGGGAGGCGTGTCCCAGGTCAGTTCCTGCGCGATATGCAGCCAGTACGCCTGCGGGTCCAGGTGACGCAGGCGCTCGGCCTCGGCGGGCGGGACGGGCGGGCAGGCGCTCAGGGCGGCGGTGGGCGACACGAGCGGAACAGACAGCAGGGCAGCGTCCATGAAACAACCTCCGGGGGGCAGAGAGGAAAGGATGTCGGGTTGTGTGGACCTTCAGGGTAACGCGGCCACATGAGCGGCGCGACCCAGCCGCGGCCTGTCCCTCACGCGGGAACGGGCGCGTGGTGCGCACCACCGCGCCGCGCGGCGACCCCCACCCGACTGCCCTACACTGAGGGGCGTGCCCGCCTTTCCCCTTCTGGCCGTGGATATCGGCAACACCAGCACCGTCATCGGACTCGCGGACGAACGCCTGGACCTGACGCACACGTGGCGGATCCGCACGAACCGCGAGCATCTGCCGGACGACCTCGCCATGCGGCTGCACAGCCTGCTGGCCCTGACCGGCGCGCCCACGCCGCGCGCCGCCGTCCTGAGCAGCGTCGCGCCGCCCCTGGGCCAGAACTACGTGCTGGCGCTGCGCCGCCACTTCGCCGTGGAGGCCTTCGAGGTCAGCGCCACGAACCTCCCGGACGTCCAGGTGGAACTCGACGTGCCGGACGCCGTGGGCGCGGACCGCCTGTGCAACCTGTTCGGCGCCGAGAAGTACCTGAACACCCATGAGTACGCCGTGGTCGTGGACTTCGGGACGAGCACGAACTTCGACGTGATCGGCCGGGGCCGCCGGTTCCTGGGCGGCGTGCTCGCCACGGGCGCGCAGGTCAGCGCCGACGCGTTGTTCGCACGCGCCGCGAAACTCCCGCGCATCACCCTGCAGGCCCCGCAGAGCGCCATCGGCACGAACACCACGCACGCCCTGCAGTCGGGTCTGGTGTTCGGGTACGCCGAGATGGTGGACGGCCTGCTGCGCCGCATCCGCGCGGAACTGCCGGGACCGGCGGTCGCCATCGCCACCGGGGGCTTCTCGCGGACCATCGAGGGCATCTGCCGCGAGATCGACCACTACGACGAGACCCTGACCCTGCGCGGCCTCGTGGAACTCTGGGCCAGCCGCTGAACGCCGCGTGACAGAGGCCGCCGGAAGCTCATGCCTCCGGCGGCCTTCTACTCCGCAGCCTGTCAGCCCCAGGGGTTCAGCACGACCTTCACGCAGCCGTCGTGCTTGTCGCGGAAGGTCCTGTACAGGTCCGGCGCCTCGTCCAGGGTGGCGCGGTGCGTGATCACGAAACTCGGGTCGATCTCGCCCGCCTCGATGCGGGACAGCAGCGGCGCGACGTGCCGGTGCGTGTGCGTCTGACCCATGCGGAAGGTCAGGCCCTTGGCGAACGCCGCGCCCATCGGGACCTTGTCGATCAGGCCGCCGTACACGCCGGGCAGGCTGACCGTGCCGCCCTTCGCGCAGCTCAGCAGCGCCCAGCGCAGCGCCGTGATCCGGTCGAAACTCAGCCGCAGCCGCTGCCTGGCGGTGTCGGCCAGCGCGCCGGGACCGTGCCCGTGCGCTTCCATGCCCACCGCGTCGATCACGTGGTCCGGGCCGCGCCCGCCGGTCGCCTCACGCAGCGCCACCAGCACGTCGTCCTGCTCGTAGTTGATGGTCTGGCACCCGGCGGCGGCCGCCATCGCCAGCCGCTCGGGCACCCGGTCGATCACGATCACGTGCGCCGCGCCCAGCAGCTGCGCACTGCGGGCCGCGAACTGCCCGACCGGCCCGGCCCCGAACACCGCGACCACGTCGCGGCCCGGCACGATGCCGCACTGCTCGGCCGCCTGGTACCCGGTGGGGAAGATGTCGGTCAGGAACAGCACCTGCTCGTCCCGCAGGTCCGATTCGATGCGGTGCGGCCCGACATCCGCGAACGGCACGCGCACGTACTGCGCCTGACCGCCCGCGTACCCGCCGTACATGTGCGAGTACCCGAACAGCCCGCCGCCACTGACCCCGCCGTACAGCGCCTCGGCCATGCGGTGGTTGGGGTTCGAGTTGTCGCAGGCGCTGAACAGGCCCCGGCGGCAGGGGTCGCAGGCCCCGCAGGCGATGTTGAACGGCACGACCACCCGGTCCCCGACCTTCAGGTTCTTCACGTCCCGCCCGATCTCGACGACCTCACCCATGAACTCGTGGCCCAGGATGTCACCGCGCTCCATGCTGGGAATCACGCCGTCGAGTAGGTGCAGGTCCGAACCGCAGATCGCGGTCGAGGTGACACGCACGATGGCGTCGGTGGGCAGCAGCAGCGTGGGGTCGGGGACCGTCTCCACGCCCACGCGGTTCGTGCCCTGCCAGACGATGGCCTTCATGCCGGACCGCCCGTCGCGGCGCGGCCACTGCTCTGGCCCTGCGTGGTCGGCGCGAAGCCCAGTTCCTGCTCGCGCTTGAAACGCATCAGGTCGTCCCGCAACTGCTGGGCGGGTTCCTCGCCGGCCAGCCGCGCCACGACGGCCCCGGCCGTGCCGGCTGGCGGGCGGTACGTGAGGCGCACGATGACCTCGGTGCCCCGGTCGCCCGGCGCGGGGCGGAACAGCACCTCACCGTGATTCTCGACTGCCGCGCCCGGCAGGGACTGCCACGCCAGCCGCTGGCCCGGTTCGTCCGCCGTCAGTTCCGCCTCCCAGCTGACCGTGCCGGCCGGGGCTTTCACGGTCCAGCGCGAGCGGCGCCCGTCCAGCACCTCGACGGCCTGAAGGTGGGTCATCAGGTCCGGCAGCCGGGCCAGATCCCGCCAGCGGGCGTACAGCTCGGCGGCGGGTTTCCCGACCGTCACCGCGTCACTCACGAGGACCTCGCCCTGCGCGTTCTGCCGGATCTTCAGCGCGGTCGCTAGCGGGTTGCGGCCCGTGGCAGCCAGCGCGGTCAGCCCCGCCCCGACGCCCCCCAGCACGAGCTTCTGCAGCGGCCGGGCGCTGCGTAGCCCCGCGCCGATCAGGGCGACGCCCACGCTGCCCACCACCGAGCGTTCCAGGGGCGGCATGTGGGCGCCGGTACTGCCCTCCCCGGCCGCCTGCGACTCGGGGGTGCGGTCGGAGGTGACCTGCCCGTCGGGTTTCGGGCTGTCCGGGCTGGTGTTGCCCGGATTCGTGGTGTCCGGATTCGTGGTGTCCGGGTTCGTGCTGTCTGGGTTCATGGTGACCTCCGGCAGAAGAGAGAGAACGGAAGAGAACGACGCAGAGGCGGACGTCTGCCCAGGGGTCACGGCGCAGCCGGTCCGGTCCGGCCAGTCAAGCCTGCGGGGCGGGGGTCCTTTGCGTCCGCGCGCACTGTGTGACCCTCAGGTGAACGCTCAGGTTTCCCGGTCACCCGGCTGGCGCCCATGCGCCCGGCGCTGGTTGAACGCCCCCTCGGCGGCGCGTTTCATGGGATTTCCCTGAGTGAGCGGACCCTCGGCGTCCCGGCCGGTCACGGCCCGGTCCGAGCCGGCCGGCCCCGGCAGCAGCCGCGCCGCGAAGGCCATCAGGGACGCCGTCAGTTCCGGCGCGGCCCCCTGCACGGCCCGCATCACCGCCGCGGGACCGCCGATCATGGTCTCCGCCCGCCCGGCCTCCAGGGCGTTCAGGATCCGCCGGGCCGCCTCGGCCGCGTCCAGCGACAGCACGGGCAGCGCGGCCAGCGTGGCGATCAGCGCGTACTCGCGCCGCACCTGCCCCTTCACCGGCGCGTTCAGCGGACTGCCGGTGCGCATCAGGCCCGGCAGGACCGTGCTGACCACGATGCCCTCGCGCGCCAGTTCCGCCCGCAGCGCCTGCCCCAGCCCCGCCGACGCGAACTTGCTGACCGAGTACGGCCCCAGGTGCGCAATCGCCACCCGCCCCCCCACCGACGACACGATCAGCACCCGGCCGCCCCCGCGCAGGTGCGGCCGGGCCGCGCGGACCATCCGCAGCGGCCCCAGCGTGTTCACCTCCAGCGCGTCGCGGTAATCCTGCTCGGTGGTGTTCGCCTCCGGCCCGATCTGGATGATGCCGGCGTTGTTCACCAGCACGTCCAGCCGCCCGTGGGCGCGCACGGCCTCCTGCACGGCCCGCGCGGCGTCCCCGTCGCGTCGCACGTCGCCGGTCACGGTGTGCACGCGCGGCCCGGCGTTCAGGCGTTCCTGCGCCCGGCGCAGGTCCTCGGCGGTGCGGGCCATCAGCGTGACGTTCGCCCCGCGCGACAGGCACTCCCGGGCCAGCGCCAGCCCCAGCCCGCGCGAACCGCCGGTGATCAGCACGCTCCGGCCCGTCAGGTCGTACCGGCCGGCCGGAGAGCGGAGGGCGCGTCGGGCGGCCAGGGCAGCGGCGGCCGTCAGGAGCAGACGTGTCGGGACTCGCATGGCTGCCATTGTGTGCCTCCCCGGTCCCGGCGCGGCCCTGCGTGAACAGCCTGTCAACGCGGCCTCTCATACGGATTCCGTTTGTTTCGCCAACAATCCGGAACTTCACCGGATTGCTGGCTCCACGTCCGGAACCCGTTTTTCTCCTGCTCTGCAGAGCAGCTCTCCGAGTCGCATCCGCTCGGACTGAACGGGCTTTGCAGCCCCTTCAATCGGAGTCCGTATCATGCGGCTGGCAGGCATCCGGCGGTGCCGGAGTGCGTCCGACCCCACGACTCCTGCCGCGCGCCCCTGACCACCCTGACTGCACGCTCTCACTGCACGCGCGTATACCAGTCCGGCCGGATCGGATGACCCGGCACCCGCACGCAGCGCGGAAATAAACGGTCCTCTCAGACGGGCGCCCGGTCGCCCGGGCACGATCCTGGCCGTGCCACACGGCCTTCCAGGCCCCCGAGCGGCCCCGGCCCGCATGAGGGCGTCCGGGCCAAGCCGCAAGGGTCACCGCGATCCTCTCAAGGTCGTGCCACACGGCGCCCGCATCATCGGTCCCAGGAGGAACCACCATGACCAAGACCAAGATGATGACCGCCCTGACCGCCCTCGCCCTGACCGCCGGTGTCGCCTCGGCGCAGACCAGCAGCACCGGCAGCGTCGGCGTGAACCTCGGCGCCGGACTGGGTGCGGGCCTCGCAGGACAGGCGCAGGGGAGCGACGGCGCAGGCAGTGCCAGCCTCCTCGGCGCGGTCGACAGCACCCTGAACGTCGGCGTGAACGCCAGCGGCAGCACCACCACCGACCGTGAAGGCCGGGAATCGGGCAGCGCAGGCAGCGTGAACGTCGGCCTGTCCGGCGCCCTGAGCGGCCTGCTGGGCGCCGGCGTCAGCGGGAACGACAGCGCTGGCAGCGCCGGCCTGCTCGGCGGCCTCACCAGCGCCCTGAACCTCGGCGTGAACGCCAGCGGCAGCACCGAACGCCCCTGAGGACCGACGGCAGCGCGCGCTGACACCAGCGCGCCCAGAGAGATACCGCGCTTAGCAGGGCGCAGGGATGAACGACAGGGAAGCGGGGCCTCCGGACAGCAGTGACGGACGGCCCCGCCTCCCTGTCCTGCGGCGGCACCACGCCCGAGCGCGGCGGGCCGTACCCTGGACGGATGACCCACCCGGCCCCCACCGCTCCCGCCGACCGACCGGCCCCGACCCGCATCGTGAGCCTGCTGCCCAGCGCCACCGACCTGCTGTTCGACCTGGGGTTGGGCGCGCGGGTGGTGGGGGTTAGTCACTCCTGCGACCACCCGCAGGCGCGGTCACTGCCGGTCCTGACGCGCTCCATCGTGGACAGCGCCGCCCCGCAGGCCGAGATCGACCGGGCCGTCAGCGACGCCGTGCGCGAGGGCCGCGCGCTGTACCGGGTGGACGGCCCGCGGCTGGACGTCCTGAACCCGGACCTGGTGGTCACGCAGGGCGTGTGCGAGGTCTGCGCGGTCACGCCCGGCACCATCGAGGCGGCCGTGCGGTACCTGCCGGGCTGCCTGCCCGCCGCGAACGTCCTGAGCCTGGAGGGCCGCCGCCTGAGCGGCATCCTGGACGACCTGCGGGCGCTGGGCGAGGCGGCTGGCGTGCCGGAACACGCCGGGGCGCTGGCCGCGCGGGCGCAGGCCCGCTGGGACGCCGTGCCGAGTGCCCCGCACGCGCCGCGCGTCCTGACGCTGGAATGGACGGACCCGCCCTTCTACGGGGGGCACTGGGTGCCCGAGCAGGTCGAGCGGGCCGGCGGCGTGAACGTGCTGGGCGCGGCCGGAACGGATTCGGGCCGCGCGGGCTGGGCGCAGATCGAGGCGCTGCGGCCCGACGTGACGGTCGTCATGTGCTGCGGGTACGGGCTGCGCGACAACGTCAGCTTCGCCCGCGCCCTGGACCCGCAGCGACCGCTGGGGCAGGTGTGGGCGGTGGACGCGAACGCCCTGTTCAGCCGCCCCGCGCTGGGCGTGGTGCGCGGCGCGGAGGTCCTCGCGGCCCTGCTGCGCGGCGAGGCCACCCCCGGCCAGAGCGAACGCGTCCGGGGCTGAAAGGGACGGCACCCCCGTCGCGCTCCTCCTCTGCGGGGCCTCTGTGCGAGTCGCCTCCGCCCGGATGGAATGGTGGTGGCAACCCGTTCAACCGGCGTCCATGCTACGAATTCCGTCTGTTCCATTCACAACCCCGAAGGCAGCCGGGTTGCCAACTCCACGTCCGGAACCCGCCCAGCTCCCACTCGCTTCGCTCGGATTGAACGGGCTTTGCAGCCCATTCAATCGGAGTCGGTATGACAGGCGGCCGGGCATGAACGGGGGAGGGGGGACCCCCGCGGATCCCCCCTCCCCCTGCCTGCGTCCGGTCGGCCGGCGTGCGGGTGTGGCCCGGCGTTACAGCCCGGCGGCCAGGATCAGCTTGTGAGCCAACCAGCCCAGCGCGATGCACACGGGCAGCGTGAAGATCCAGGCCTGCACGATCCGCCCGGCGACCTGCCACTTGACCTTGCGGAAGCCCTTGGTGGTCCCGACGCCCATGATCGCGGTGCTGATGGTGTGCGTGGTGCTGACCGGGATGCCCAGGCGGCTGGCCGTCTCGATGATCAGCGCGGCGCTCGTCTCGGCCACGAAGCCGTCCACGGGTTTGAGATCCACGACCTTGAAGCCCATGGTCTTGATGATCCGCCACCCGCCCACGGCGGTCCCGGCACCCATGGCAGCGGCGGCCGACAGGATCACCCAGGTCGGTACTGTCTCGTACTTCACGCCGAAA is part of the Deinococcus depolymerans genome and encodes:
- a CDS encoding SRPBCC family protein is translated as MNPDSTNPDTTNPDTTNPGNTSPDSPKPDGQVTSDRTPESQAAGEGSTGAHMPPLERSVVGSVGVALIGAGLRSARPLQKLVLGGVGAGLTALAATGRNPLATALKIRQNAQGEVLVSDAVTVGKPAAELYARWRDLARLPDLMTHLQAVEVLDGRRSRWTVKAPAGTVSWEAELTADEPGQRLAWQSLPGAAVENHGEVLFRPAPGDRGTEVIVRLTYRPPAGTAGAVVARLAGEEPAQQLRDDLMRFKREQELGFAPTTQGQSSGRAATGGPA
- a CDS encoding type III pantothenate kinase → MPAFPLLAVDIGNTSTVIGLADERLDLTHTWRIRTNREHLPDDLAMRLHSLLALTGAPTPRAAVLSSVAPPLGQNYVLALRRHFAVEAFEVSATNLPDVQVELDVPDAVGADRLCNLFGAEKYLNTHEYAVVVDFGTSTNFDVIGRGRRFLGGVLATGAQVSADALFARAAKLPRITLQAPQSAIGTNTTHALQSGLVFGYAEMVDGLLRRIRAELPGPAVAIATGGFSRTIEGICREIDHYDETLTLRGLVELWASR
- a CDS encoding zinc-dependent alcohol dehydrogenase; the protein is MKAIVWQGTNRVGVETVPDPTLLLPTDAIVRVTSTAICGSDLHLLDGVIPSMERGDILGHEFMGEVVEIGRDVKNLKVGDRVVVPFNIACGACDPCRRGLFSACDNSNPNHRMAEALYGGVSGGGLFGYSHMYGGYAGGQAQYVRVPFADVGPHRIESDLRDEQVLFLTDIFPTGYQAAEQCGIVPGRDVVAVFGAGPVGQFAARSAQLLGAAHVIVIDRVPERLAMAAAAGCQTINYEQDDVLVALREATGGRGPDHVIDAVGMEAHGHGPGALADTARQRLRLSFDRITALRWALLSCAKGGTVSLPGVYGGLIDKVPMGAAFAKGLTFRMGQTHTHRHVAPLLSRIEAGEIDPSFVITHRATLDEAPDLYRTFRDKHDGCVKVVLNPWG
- a CDS encoding acetate--CoA ligase, yielding MDAALLSVPLVSPTAALSACPPVPPAEAERLRHLDPQAYWLHIAQELTWDTPPTTALEGTLGDFRYFPGATGNVSVNCLDRHPPERVALRYEREDGLRETWTYGELTDATARFAAALQDLGVERGDRVAVYLGNVPEAFIAIHACYRIGAIYSVIFAGFSAAAVRDRLEDARPKVVVCTDATLRRGRIVPLKATLDEALTDLPPTQVIVARRVNAGHPLRAGELDFQALLDATTRRADPVMLEANEPGFIIYTSGTTSKPKGLVHAGLGFLTGAYANVKWTLNLRGQDTYWCTADVGWLTFPIFALVGGLAHGATHVIYEGSIDTPTPARPYELIAAYGVTKVFTAPTALRMLRRAGDDALRGHDLGRLQLIGLVGEPLDPETWHWAHDTLGGGNVFINNTYGQTETGTAWAASMVGLTPTRPGACGHPLPGYRARIVRDDGHEAAPGELGALTLTEPFPCLARTVWGDHDRYRATYLSDHPGAYAASDAALLDHDGQLWVTGRLDDVMNVAGHRIGTMEMEAALITHPAVSEAAVVAMPDNVKGSVPVAFVVPRGDAQGSPELQRELAEAVVRGVGAIARPARVIVTPTVPRTRSGKIMRRVLRDLLITGQAGGDLSSLENPDAIATVQALLEGASGTA
- a CDS encoding cobalamin-binding protein; its protein translation is MTHPAPTAPADRPAPTRIVSLLPSATDLLFDLGLGARVVGVSHSCDHPQARSLPVLTRSIVDSAAPQAEIDRAVSDAVREGRALYRVDGPRLDVLNPDLVVTQGVCEVCAVTPGTIEAAVRYLPGCLPAANVLSLEGRRLSGILDDLRALGEAAGVPEHAGALAARAQARWDAVPSAPHAPRVLTLEWTDPPFYGGHWVPEQVERAGGVNVLGAAGTDSGRAGWAQIEALRPDVTVVMCCGYGLRDNVSFARALDPQRPLGQVWAVDANALFSRPALGVVRGAEVLAALLRGEATPGQSERVRG
- a CDS encoding SDR family NAD(P)-dependent oxidoreductase produces the protein MRVPTRLLLTAAAALAARRALRSPAGRYDLTGRSVLITGGSRGLGLALARECLSRGANVTLMARTAEDLRRAQERLNAGPRVHTVTGDVRRDGDAARAVQEAVRAHGRLDVLVNNAGIIQIGPEANTTEQDYRDALEVNTLGPLRMVRAARPHLRGGGRVLIVSSVGGRVAIAHLGPYSVSKFASAGLGQALRAELAREGIVVSTVLPGLMRTGSPLNAPVKGQVRREYALIATLAALPVLSLDAAEAARRILNALEAGRAETMIGGPAAVMRAVQGAAPELTASLMAFAARLLPGPAGSDRAVTGRDAEGPLTQGNPMKRAAEGAFNQRRAHGRQPGDRET